A single region of the Kiloniellales bacterium genome encodes:
- a CDS encoding ABC transporter ATP-binding protein, giving the protein MSHLQVENLSIAFGGVHAIEDLSFDIRAATIHSIIGPNGAGKTTLFNLITGLYRPSAGRIRFEEEDVTGQPPHRLAAKGMSRTFQNLQIFFRMTALENVMVGRHLREPKNPIAHVLRLPAQRRSEAACRARSRELLDFVGLSAYAGEAAGSMPYGALKRLEIARALAAEPKMLLLDEPAAGCNPAETREIDDLIQKIAEQGVTVVLVEHDMHLVMNISNHILVLDYGRKLAEGTAAEVRANPEVIAAYLGAQGQEEFDRAQG; this is encoded by the coding sequence GTGAGCCATCTCCAGGTCGAGAACCTCTCGATCGCCTTCGGCGGTGTGCACGCGATCGAGGACCTGTCCTTCGACATTCGGGCGGCGACGATCCATTCGATCATCGGCCCCAACGGCGCCGGCAAGACGACCCTCTTCAACTTGATCACCGGCCTCTACCGGCCGAGCGCCGGCCGCATCCGCTTCGAGGAGGAGGACGTCACCGGACAGCCGCCGCACCGGCTGGCGGCCAAGGGCATGTCGCGGACCTTTCAGAACCTGCAGATCTTCTTTCGCATGACCGCCCTGGAGAACGTTATGGTCGGTCGGCACCTGCGCGAGCCGAAGAACCCGATCGCGCACGTCCTGCGCCTGCCCGCGCAGCGGCGCAGCGAGGCCGCCTGCCGCGCGCGGTCCCGGGAGCTGCTGGACTTCGTCGGCCTCTCCGCCTACGCCGGCGAGGCGGCCGGCTCCATGCCCTACGGCGCCCTGAAGCGCCTCGAGATCGCCCGGGCCCTCGCCGCCGAGCCCAAGATGCTGCTGCTCGACGAGCCGGCCGCCGGCTGCAACCCGGCCGAAACCCGCGAGATCGACGACCTGATCCAGAAGATCGCCGAGCAGGGCGTGACCGTGGTCCTGGTCGAGCACGACATGCACCTGGTGATGAACATCTCCAACCACATCCTGGTGCTGGACTACGGCCGCAAGCTGGCCGAAGGGACGGCCGCCGAGGTCCGCGCCAATCCGGAGGTGATTGCGGCCTACCTCGGCGCCCAGGGCCAGGAGGAGTTCGATCGTGCTCAGGGTTGA
- a CDS encoding ABC transporter ATP-binding protein, translating into MVLRVEGLTSHYGRIQALKGIDLEIAQGELVALVGGNGAGKTTLLRTLSGVQPASGGRVTFRDRDITRASPAARVGQGICQVPEGRQVWGPISVEDNLKLGTAKRRGPDIAADLERMYAMFPVLKEKRGQAAGTLSGGQQQMLALCRALMANPELLLLDEPSMGLAPLLVDQILEAVLALKSRGVTVFLVEQNAFAALKIADRGYVIETGRIVLCDSGRALLDNDRVKEAYLGI; encoded by the coding sequence ATCGTGCTCAGGGTTGAGGGTCTGACCAGCCACTACGGCCGCATCCAAGCGCTCAAGGGCATCGACCTGGAGATCGCCCAGGGCGAGCTGGTCGCCCTGGTCGGCGGCAACGGTGCCGGCAAGACCACCCTGCTGCGCACGCTCTCGGGCGTGCAGCCGGCGAGCGGCGGCCGCGTCACGTTCCGCGATCGCGACATAACCCGGGCCAGCCCGGCGGCGCGGGTCGGGCAGGGGATCTGTCAGGTCCCCGAGGGCCGGCAGGTCTGGGGCCCGATCTCGGTCGAGGACAATCTCAAGCTCGGCACCGCAAAGCGCCGTGGTCCCGACATCGCCGCCGACCTGGAGCGCATGTACGCGATGTTCCCAGTGCTGAAGGAGAAGCGCGGCCAGGCCGCCGGCACGCTGTCGGGCGGCCAGCAGCAGATGCTGGCGCTCTGCCGGGCCCTGATGGCCAATCCGGAGCTGCTGCTGCTCGACGAGCCGAGCATGGGGCTTGCTCCCTTGCTGGTCGACCAAATTCTGGAGGCGGTCCTGGCCTTGAAGTCCAGGGGCGTAACCGTCTTCCTGGTCGAGCAGAACGCCTTCGCTGCGCTCAAGATCGCCGACCGCGGCTACGTCATCGAGACCGGCAGGATCGTACTTTGCGACAGCGGCCGGGCCCTGCTCGACAACGACCGGGTCAAGGAAGCCTACCTCGGGATCTAG
- a CDS encoding YciI family protein, with translation MPYVIITVDKPNSLGLRNQTRVEHLAYLEANKDKLLAAGAKIDDEGEGGYGGVILVDTEDRAEAEAFIHNDPFTKAGLFAGIEVVRWRKAFFNFEKLV, from the coding sequence ATGCCCTATGTGATCATCACCGTCGACAAGCCGAACAGCCTTGGTCTGCGCAACCAGACGCGCGTGGAGCACCTGGCCTATCTGGAAGCCAACAAGGACAAGCTGCTGGCTGCCGGCGCGAAGATCGATGACGAGGGCGAGGGCGGCTACGGCGGAGTGATCCTGGTCGACACCGAGGATCGCGCCGAGGCCGAAGCCTTTATTCACAACGATCCCTTCACCAAGGCCGGACTCTTCGCCGGAATCGAAGTGGTCCGCTGGCGCAAGGCCTTCTTCAACTTCGAGAAACTGGTTTAG
- a CDS encoding glycine zipper family protein has product MLYPNAHLERVGKATAERDIDECRARAEAYGASARDGAAGKVAGSTAIGGGGGAAVGAAGGAVLGRAGRGAAVGAATGATGGFLRGLFRSREPSQIHKRFVDTCLRDLGYEPIGWD; this is encoded by the coding sequence GTGCTTTACCCCAACGCTCACCTGGAACGCGTCGGCAAGGCGACGGCGGAACGCGACATCGACGAATGTCGGGCCCGGGCCGAAGCCTATGGCGCCTCGGCTAGGGACGGCGCCGCCGGCAAGGTGGCCGGGAGCACGGCGATCGGCGGCGGCGGCGGTGCGGCCGTGGGCGCGGCGGGCGGCGCGGTTCTCGGCCGGGCCGGGCGGGGTGCGGCCGTGGGTGCGGCCACCGGCGCGACCGGCGGGTTCCTGCGGGGTCTTTTCAGGTCTCGGGAGCCGAGCCAGATCCACAAGCGCTTCGTCGACACGTGCCTCCGGGACCTCGGCTACGAGCCGATCGGCTGGGATTGA
- a CDS encoding YkgJ family cysteine cluster protein yields MAKKRYDCEKCPSYCCSYPRIQLENGDLERLARHFGMTRKDAKKRFTEKDGSEEGNGKSPRILRHKEDEIFGTICTFFDHGARRCGIYEARPQTCRDYPGRKRCGYYEFLSFERDAQQDPDYIAVTGN; encoded by the coding sequence TTGGCGAAGAAGCGTTACGACTGCGAGAAGTGCCCCAGCTACTGCTGCTCCTATCCCAGAATTCAGCTCGAGAACGGGGATCTCGAGCGTCTCGCCCGCCACTTCGGAATGACCAGGAAGGACGCCAAGAAGCGGTTCACCGAGAAGGACGGCAGCGAAGAAGGGAACGGCAAGAGCCCCCGTATCCTGCGCCATAAGGAGGATGAGATCTTCGGCACGATCTGCACCTTCTTCGACCATGGCGCCCGGCGCTGCGGAATCTACGAGGCCCGTCCCCAGACCTGCCGCGACTATCCGGGACGCAAGCGCTGCGGCTACTACGAGTTCCTGAGCTTCGAGCGCGACGCACAGCAGGATCCCGACTACATCGCCGTGACGGGCAACTGA